In one window of Onychomys torridus chromosome 7, mOncTor1.1, whole genome shotgun sequence DNA:
- the LOC118587575 gene encoding submandibular gland secretory Glx-rich protein CA-like, with protein sequence MPESEDAQPEDAQSENAQSEDAQPEDAQPEDAQPKDAQSEDVQPEDAQPESVQSEDAQPEDAQSENAQPEDAQPEDAQPESAQSEDLQSECAQSEDLQSESAQSEDLQSESAQSEDSQPESAQSESAQFEDLQSEDVQPEDAQSEDAQPEDAQSENAQPEDAQPEGAQSESAQSEDAQSESAQPEDAQSEDAQSESAQSEDLQPEDAQSEDSQSESAQSEGAQSEDAVYNGEEVIMAAV encoded by the coding sequence CAGCCTGAGGATGCACAGCCTGAGGATGCACAGCCTAAGGATGCACAGTCTGAGGATGTACAGCCTGAGGATGCACAGCCTGAGAGTGTACAGTCTGAGGATGCACAGCCTGAGGATGCACAGTCTGAGAATGCACAGCCTGAGGATGCGCAGCCTGAGGATGCACAGCCTGAGAGTGCACAGTCTGAGGATTTACAGTCTGAGTGTGCACAGTCTGAGGATTTACAGTCTGAGAGTGCACAGTCTGAGGATTTACAGTCTGAGAGTGCACAGTCTGAGGATTCACAGCCTGAGAGTGCACAGTCTGAGAGTGCACAGTTTGAGGATTTACAGTCTGAGGATGTACAGCCTGAGGATGCACAGTCTGAGGATGCACAGCCTGAAGATGCACAGTCTGAGAATGCACAGCCTGAGGATGCACAGCCTGAGGGTGCACAGTCTGAGAGTGCACAGTCTGAGGATGCACAGTCTGAGAGTGCACAGCCTGAGGATGCACAGTCTGAGGATGCACAGTCTGAGAGTGCACAGTCTGAGGATTTACAGCCAGAGGATGCACAGTCTGAGGATTCACAGTCTGAGAGTGCACAGTCTGAGGGTGCACAGTCTGAGGATGCAGTCTACAATGGTGAGGAAGTCATCATGGCAGCAGTGtaa